Part of the Ictalurus punctatus breed USDA103 chromosome 9, Coco_2.0, whole genome shotgun sequence genome is shown below.
agagagaaagcgagagagagaaagcgagaacTAGAGAGCGAGAACTAGAGAGCGAGAACTAGAGAGCGAGAACTAGAGAGAACGAGAgcaagatggagagagacagaacgagaaagagagcgagagagaacgagagaacgAGAAAGCAAGAactagagagtgagagtgaatgaaagagagagcgaatgagagagagagagagagagagcgcgagagagaaagagagcaagaaagacagagagcgcgagagagagaatgagaaagcaagagagaaagcgagaactagagagcgagagagaatgtgagagagcgcgagagaacgagagagaaagagtgagagtgcgagagagagcaagaacgAGAGACAGAATGACCGGAGTTAAAAGCGACACGATCAGAATGAACAATACTCGGGTAGCATGGTCGTTATTAGATTAGGCAAAAGGTATGAAATTCCAAACAGACggataaaaaacacacacacacacacacacacacacacacacacacacacacacacagttgaacTGAGGTCACAGTTTACACGAAGCTTGAGCAACTTTGGAACTGGTTCGTCTGTTGAGAGAGCGGCAGATGAACGATCCGGCATCCATCAGCTTCTGCAGGTCTACTCCCTGTAACAGACGTGAACACACACGCTGACACGTGACTCAAAAATACCACTAGAAagagaaatttttaaaaaaaaggtaagtTTAGATATTTGAACACATCCCAAAGCTCATACAGAATGTCCTTATGACAACTTTCGACAGACAGATTTTTATAAATTGTCGAATGCTGCTTAAATGACAGATTTATGCagtgtttgtgaatgttttatGAACTGCacccctctcctctccactcctACGTGACTTACTGCATAACGCCTGTAATGTCACCTGACGAGGTCTGACACAAGCCTTTCGTAAAGCCTCCAACATGGTTTTATAAAAGCTTCACGTAATGAGTACGAGTGCGTTACGAAGTTCATATGTACGTacccttcaaataaagtgttaccgAGCTTTCACTGGAAAATGTCAAAATCGACAGCGTAACTCGCGCCGAGATAACGATTCAGTTCCTCGTGTAAACAAAGCAGAGTTCTATATGAAGACTACATGAGATAAATCTATGTCCCATGTAAAACACTCAGAACTGTACTTGGTGTACTTTCGACACAACAGGTTCCTGAGCCTGGCCCTGGAGAACACCCTGTTCTGCATCTTTTAGTAGTTTGCTTACTCTAAAACACCGACTCTCGACTCACGACTCTCGACTCACGACTCTCGACTCACGACTCACGACTCTCGACTCTCGACTCTCGACTCACGACTCTCGACTCTCGACTCACGACTCACGACTCTCGACTCTCGACTCACGACTCACGACTCACGACTCTCGACTCACGACTCTCGACTCACGACTCTCGACTCACGACTCACGACTCACGACTCTCGACTCACGACTCTCGACTCACCACTCTCCACTCTCCACTCTCGGACTCAcgcaggaccagggttgggaacctgtgatCTCGCCTAcagtcagtccgtacaggatctCGCGGATCTACAAGGAtcttgtgattgttgcggccaaacaCGACTTGAATCGCACGAAATCCTTTCGCACGCtctttcgcagcgatgtttgttggtaaacgagatcTTTTAGCCGTACTCGTGAATCGACGAGAGCTTCGCCAGAACGCACGCTGCGATGATGTCACAAGACGCGTCTCACGTCTCCGCCCAAACCTGCggacattttgaaaaaatatcgGCGAGTTTGCTTAATTCCGCGTCGATTCCTGCGATCGCAAAAATCCCAGCGAGCCCGGGTCTGAGAATTATTCATTTCGGCGTTTTTCCTTTTATGTCCGAGAAAACATCTCGGGATCATTTTAGTCCGGATACAATTTACAccatgaggggggaaaaaaacctaaacattttttattattctttgtGCATGTAACTGGAGAATTGTATTTTAAACACCTCCAGAAATCAGAACATTACCGATGTGTTGGAACAATCTCTCAAAAAATATGATGTTATGTAATgatggttaaataaataaataaataagtgaaaatccggctgcgtagctgcaggaACGTGTAACTGGACGTCCACGGGACgataaaggaaataaataaaattgtgagCTGTGATCCTcattacatgaaaaaaaaaaccccgatcCAGTCCAAATAGggctaaatataaatatataatgtagtaCATTTAAACATCACTTTCTTGTTTTGCCTGCTcgagccccagcgctgccaagctaccacttgcaaagcccttaaccctctctgctccagggggcgctgtatcatggctgaccctgcgctctgaccccagcttcctaacatgctggggtatgcgtaGAAaccaatttcactgtgctctactgtatatgtgaccaataaagactcattatcattatgatcatgtaaaaagaaacttttttttttaagcagcgATATGTACGCTTACCGTATGGATGCCGAGTCCGTGCAGCATGTACACGACGTCCTCGGTGGCCACGTTTCCAGAAGCCCCCTGAGCGTACGGGCAGCCACCCAATCCCGACACCGACGAGTCCACGACGCTAACGCCATTCTGCAcgagcaaaacaaacaaacaaacaaacaaacaaacaaaacaaccacaTGAGGAGTGGAGAAAATCTACAACCACAAACATGCAGAAGAAAAATACCATAACGTGTAACGCCTTTGTAATGTTTTTCCGAATTGTGTTTTTTGAATCGTTTGACTCCTGGGACACTTAAAGAGAACAAATGAAACGGCGCATTTTGCttcaggaaaaaacaacaacattcttTTAGGAGTTGGAAGCGCTCGAGATCGAGCTCGTCGGCTGGTTTGTGTGAAGCTTTGATAAACTCTTTCTGGAGTGTCTACAGAGGTAATTAACGGGAAAGAAACTTCCGGAACGCATGGTCAGGTTTCTCCGTCTGATGAATATCTGACCTGCAGCGCGACCAGGATGTTAGCGAGCGCCTGTCCGTACGTGTCGTGGCAGTGAACAGCCAGGGCGTCGACCGGCACCTCCTTCATCACCGCCTCCAGCATCTGGGACATGCCGCCCGGCGTACCCACTCCGATCGTGTCACCCAGCGAGATTTCGTAACAGCCCATCGCGTACAGACGCTTCGCGACATCGGCTACCTTCATCGGCGAGACATTGCCTTCGTAAGGACATCCCAGGACACATGACACATAGCTGGAAAAACACAATACGCGGAGGGGGTGTGGTTAGTGGTTAGTCCACCATTAATCAAACACTGACACTGAGTTATTCCTGAAGAACagtagaattattatttttttggaaacTGGTGCATTAAAGAGCTTCTTGGTGACGGGTTATATAGCGTGCTGTACCCTCGGACAGGTACTCCTTCCTGTTTGGCCGCCGACGTCACTTCCTCGAAGCGCTGCAGACTCTCCTCCACCGTGCAGTTAATGTTCTTCTTACTGAAGAGCTCCGAGGCGGCGCCGAATATCGCCACCTCCTTCGCGCCAGCCGTCACCTACGAGAGGGAAAGAGACCGAGAGGAACAAAAGCAGTAAtattacagcacacacactcatctgtccagtgccctccactaatattggcacccttggtaaatatgaacaaagaaggctgtgaaaaactgtttaaccttttgatgtttacgtttttttttttagtacacctgggtgactaggaacaggaaattgttcaagcatgacttcctgcttcacaggggtataaatatgaggtaacacatatgccaaattcccttagtcattcgtaacaatgggtaagagcgaggaatgtagctgtgatgtgcggcaaaaggttgttgagtttcacacaatggggcgtggctataagaaaatagcacaagcattgaaaacgcccatttccaccatcagggcaataatgaagaagttccagtcgactggaaatgttatgaatcgacctggaattggacgtgtgtctatatcgtctcgacgcactgtgaagaggacggttcgagtggataaaaatctccaaggatcacagctggagaactgcagaagttagttgtgtcttggggtcagaaagtctccagaactacaatctgaagtcaccgacatcaccacaagctgtttggaagggtttcgagaaaaaagcctctactctcatccaaaaacaaactcgagcgtcttcagtgtgcagacactactggaacttcaaatgggatagggttctacggtcagacgaaaccagaatagagctttttggtgataaacaccagaggaggttttggagcacacagagaggtagccgtatggaaaagtccctcatgcccacggttaaatatggaggtggatctttaatgttttggggctgtttttctgccagaggacctggacattttgttaggatacatggcatcatggactccatcaaatatcaacagatattaaatgaaaactgactgcctctgccagaaagattcaaatgggccgtggtcggattttccagcaggacaatgatccaaaacatcatcgaaatcaacacaaaaatggtttaatgaccacaaaatcaaggtcctgccatgaccctcCCAGCATCATGTGTGTTTTTGGGTTTTGCCGGTACTTACAGCAGCTCTGTAGCCCTTCAGGTTAGGAGTCAGCACTGGATAATTCACGCCAGGCTTCCTGTTGATGCCTTGCATCACTTCTTCCCGATCAGCCATCTGCAAAAGGCCACAGTGATAGTGCTGCTTTAATACAATAGCTCAATAGTTCTGGTTATAACCTGTTAatggtgataaaaaaaaaaaccctttgtcCAGCTTCGTGTGCAGTATTAATGctgcataaaaaaaatctaacggGAAAACCATAATTCCCATTGTCCAACTGGGAAAAGGGTCAGAGTTAGGGTTAAGTTTAGGTGTTCAaggaaaatgttcaaatatcTTTGGCAtgaacacaaacactcactgaacactttattaggaacacctgtacacctactcactcatgcagttatctaaccAACCACATGTGACAGCAGTGCAATAGATATCATCAGGTGCCAGAATCCATGGACCCGACCTGCCTCGTGtccagtccaggctggtggaggtggtggaatggtgtggggaatgttttcttggggtcgttaataccaatcaatcgtCGCTTGAACGCCACAGcgtatttgagtattgttgttggacatgtgcatcccttcatggctacgatttacccatcttctaatggctacgataactccagcatgataatgcaccatgtcacaaagcaagaCTCGTCTCAAACTGCTTTCTTCAACATGACAACGCGTTCAATGTCCTCCACTGGCCTTCCCAGTCTCCGGATCCGACtccagtagaacacctttggcGCGTATTAGAACAGGAGACTCAcctcggctttacgtgctacgctgttatattatttgttacaagtctttaaaaggtaaggacattatatttattattgtgtgcagactgtttatcagtcttggtaattttgttggttagttcagcttactctccgagttgttttcacattgtggacaacgttcggtttctgtaggatacactgctgtctcatttgtttatggagactttgggtgtgggagtgtggaggattgtgagagtaagcagaacatgccagtgttttgaaggatgtaatgttatttaattgtgaatctttttttataggatttaaacctaacatggtgaacaaattatattatagaattcaggcaattttactggggtcaTCTCaaacagtgtagcaagtaataatctggaaagaccgttgtaatatcacagtctaaaactggatttaaagagaagcaaattagtaaatgaatcacatgtaaatgaatcatacgtaaatgaatcacttgaatatgaatcacatgaaaatgaatcacatgtaaatgaatcatacgtaaatgaatcacatgtaaatgaatcatacgtaaatgaatcacatgtaaatgaatcatacgtaaatgaatcatacgtaaatgaatcacatgtaaatgaatcacatgtaaatggatcatacgtaaatgaatcacatgtaaatgaatcacatgtaaatgaatcatacgtaaatgaatcatacgtaaatgaatcatacgtaaatgaatcacatgtaaatgaatcacatgtaaatgaaccatatgaaaatgaataaataattaaagacagaacaggagattcacagcatggaCGTGAACGTGAAAAATCTGCATGAATTACGTGATGCGATCACGTCAACATGGACCAgtatctcaaaggaatgtttccaacatcttctgGAATCCATTCCATGAACAATTGAGGACATTTCGAGAGCGAAGCGAGACCCTAttcagtattagtattagtacaGATACGGGAGGTTtcgtaaggagtctccagtttcagtcaGGGAGCGACTGTtatgctataacgtaagcgagaacagaaacgaacttgtttcgtggacgtTGGACGATATTAAGactaactataaactgataaaaaggtACGATAAGAGGAATCAGTGTTTTACTTTAGTGTCTTGCTTAACGGGTAATGCATTCATCTCAGTTTTACCATGCGGGAGCATAAATATAGCCTTGAATTTTGCTATGTTCGTGAAAATGGATTTTAGTTCTACATTACTACGTGactttacatttttgtttctcAATAAGCTCGTGTAAACGTAAATGCGTTTCTGGCTCGTATACTCGTCAATACGGATTCCAGTGTATAATCGTTAAACGACGGGAAGTGAGACATCTTACCTGTGGGACCCATTTAGGCGAGACAAAACTCGTAGCCTCAATGACAGGAAGTCCCGCCTCCGAGAGCATGTCGATCAGACGGATCTTCACCTCGGCTGGAACGATGGTCTAACGGAACAGACAGGGAAAGTTATGCTATGTATATTAAACTGTGTAGTGAATTCAGATGTAGAAATACACTAGGAACGTGAGACGGATATATTTATGGACAGACGGGAAGCCTCTTTCACCTTCTCGTTCTGCAGTCCATCTCTGGGTCCGACTTCCACTATCTTCACTTTTTCTGGAAGAGGCCTAGTAGCACACAAACTAacctagaaacacacacagaattaaacacaaacactttacagAAGATAAACAAGATATTTATTCATCATGTTATGCATACGCACCGTGTTAGTGATACGCACCACTAACTGACGCTCAGGTTTGATATGAGCTGCTATCTCAGATCCATAACCGAAATATCATGAGCAATTTAACCGTGATTCCGGTAGGTGGCGGTAATTCCCCTATGAGTGTTCCCGCTGAGCATCAATAGCCAAAGTAGACGTACTTGAACGAATCAGATAGCACGGTCTCATCCGGGCATTTTGCTAGATCAACCAGACGACAAAGCTATCGTGAAGGGAGCTTCGgttcttttcagtgagtcaacCCTTTGACTCGGCTCACCAATCAAGAATCGACTCTTATGTACTGTACAGTTTATATCCAGTAATTTTATGATGAATATTTGTTGTTCTTTACCTAGCTGAAGTTAAAAGTGTTTTACGAAATCGTACTCCACCTTGTAAAATAATActcaaaataatacaaaataatactCTGCACTGCGTTTTAAAATTTTTGAAGTAATGACTAtcaggctttttaaaaaatgacaaatgtgCATTAGCGAACACAGAAAGCATGTCTGCATTAATGTCattgtttgctgtgtgtgtgggtgtgcttAGCTATGaagattttatttccatttatccTGATAATATCCTGACAACCTTAGCCATGAAGAAAGAACCGACTCACATGCGCGAGTCGACTCTCTTAAACGTAGCCGACTCAAAGAGTCGGGACATCAATAaaacaagataaaacaaaaacgTTCACAATTTTTAAACGTCTAAAAGATGTATAATGTCACTAAGGGGCACTACTGGTGCTATATACATAGAACCTGCTAGTTGGGAAAAGTCCTAAACGGCTATGATATATGAAGTGGAGGGACATGTAGTTTTCATTCACGATTATATTATAACTTAAATAAACGGCTTAAAACacaatacatttaaacaaaccaTACCTATGATCCTGAAGTAGTCGCTAAGAcataaatcattataataacCGTACAAATAAGCTGTTAATAAAGACATCTAAGTGAAAATGAATTCACTTCCGGTATCCGTGTGACGTAGGAatctgtttatctttttttttttttttattggtaacAGCTGAGAGGACAGAGATCAACCTGTATATGTGGAAACTGCAACAGTTCAGTTTtcgttt
Proteins encoded:
- the hmgcl gene encoding hydroxymethylglutaryl-CoA lyase, mitochondrial isoform X1, with translation MAAVMMRIVQASFSGRCCYSVAKSVSLCATRPLPEKVKIVEVGPRDGLQNEKTIVPAEVKIRLIDMLSEAGLPVIEATSFVSPKWVPQMADREEVMQGINRKPGVNYPVLTPNLKGYRAAVTAGAKEVAIFGAASELFSKKNINCTVEESLQRFEEVTSAAKQEGVPVRGYVSCVLGCPYEGNVSPMKVADVAKRLYAMGCYEISLGDTIGVGTPGGMSQMLEAVMKEVPVDALAVHCHDTYGQALANILVALQNGVSVVDSSVSGLGGCPYAQGASGNVATEDVVYMLHGLGIHTGVDLQKLMDAGSFICRSLNRRTSSKVAQASCKL
- the hmgcl gene encoding hydroxymethylglutaryl-CoA lyase, mitochondrial isoform X2, whose product is MNDCLDLEVSLCATRPLPEKVKIVEVGPRDGLQNEKTIVPAEVKIRLIDMLSEAGLPVIEATSFVSPKWVPQMADREEVMQGINRKPGVNYPVLTPNLKGYRAAVTAGAKEVAIFGAASELFSKKNINCTVEESLQRFEEVTSAAKQEGVPVRGYVSCVLGCPYEGNVSPMKVADVAKRLYAMGCYEISLGDTIGVGTPGGMSQMLEAVMKEVPVDALAVHCHDTYGQALANILVALQNGVSVVDSSVSGLGGCPYAQGASGNVATEDVVYMLHGLGIHTGVDLQKLMDAGSFICRSLNRRTSSKVAQASCKL